A region from the Fusarium musae strain F31 chromosome 1, whole genome shotgun sequence genome encodes:
- a CDS encoding hypothetical protein (EggNog:ENOG41) — MEVLCRNVPQDLSEEGFIQELMPFMKALNITDFYCEKPKGRPRAWIKFLSPGDGYSFLERHGKQQRHDQPQKENINPRYPFKTNFRPKDTPRLHILKTAVFVEKSTRALDKHSIAHLKHEREKKQQKAAAAAAAAATTTKDRQAPDRAFIINSISCGGNTFRGPEQVITFIEHNNLILVGDVIGKFTPQWLTVYDEDGYRMDFHNDTIQDLIASRNDASITLVLTEPPKMYSPHKSDNPNQAWKRVQGLVSWGLIREYSSSCLVYRIFFTSLNDMTEVLRSVKHRDILAVTYHDLPSVLWSYMEPESNHFLGRQQFTEKAKRLLASGNVHFALLFQVQALVWNNYINPASGIELLHILNKVIKDAKEKKVAAPVTTDAMKTLLQKIPYPCPGTDPNELNVVTLMASIMDKEFEARAENPKRDRIYGAKIPDHQIYIFKATVTPTRVLLSGPEPDSKNRVLRKYHENNDYFLRVLFCEEDGQDLNFHPKVDNEPIFARFRNVMDEGITIAGRKFDFLGFSHSSLRSHSAWFSAPFTDSNFERQTPAAILQALGDFSEIRVPAKCAARIGQAFSETPYAIPILETGINCRFIPDVKSEDGTRVFSDGVGTISRDALEEIWPYLSMRAAAPTCLQIRWGGCKGMLSLDTRLTGKVFCIRQESMMKFPSDDLRELGICDASSKPLRLVLNRQMIKILEDMGTSNDWFFRLQNNALDILRNVTADATNTSYFLDYQAIGVNMGLPKLVKQLHKMGIDYRRDKFLKSAVEHVVLRELRLLKHKARIPVDQGVTLFGVMDETGYLNAGEVFVTYDKTHGVYRGRRINSTLKDGRIIVTRSPALHPGDIQIVNQVTPPQGHPLRSLQNCIVFSQKGERDLPSMLSGGDLDGDLYNIIWDPEALPEKYYLPADYPRVTPKPLDRPVKPQDIADFFVNFMRTDILGMIATRHVVLADYYEEGTTHPYCISLAGMHSTAVDFSKTGIPVDVKDLPRNPPFRPDFLATAPPLKMYEKGQIDHLHDEDEDDNADDGMARYKAKYYESDKILGRLYRNVDEKKIWDEDIHRIIKTAGPSVWDQLLTVVESEVNKYKLDVDWTRRSNEAWKIRGLYESTVTDKMWHFSENPRAPLTEVEVFCGFILNKRGAQTRRQGDSSIKLKEEIDRIMTLIVKQIRDRGVGDGAETLSTATDADAAPSRWREDVVELCWACVAVACIRKESAPIVYHGTGELESFRIVAACCLLKELNNLARKMEISAGGGFVGVGRGSRGGRGRGGAGMILPIR; from the exons ATGGAGGTCCTTTGTCGAAATGTCCCTCAGGACTTGTCAGAAGAGGGCTTCATACAAGAACTCATGCCATTCATGAAAGCTTTGAACATCACGGACTTTTATTGCGAAAAGCCAAAGGGAAGGCCCCGAGCATGGATCAAATTCCTCAGCCCCGGCGATGGCTACTCGTTTCTTGAAAGACACGGCAAACAACAGCGTCACGACCAACCACAGAAGGAAAACATCAACCCCCGATATCCTTTCAAGACCAACTTCAGACCAAAGGATACACCGCGTCTACATATTCTCAAGACAGCTGtgtttgttgagaagagtACTCGCGCTCTCGACAAGCATTCCATTGCACATCTCAAACATGAACGCGAAAAGAAGCAACaaaaggctgctgctgccgccgccgctGCGGCTACCACCACTAAAGACCGGCAGGCTCCAGATAGAGCCTTCattatcaacagcatcagTTGTGGTGGCAACACTTTTCGTGGTCCTGAACAGGTAATCACCTTCATTGAGCACAACAATCTGATCCTGGTCGGCGACGTTATTGGCAAGTTCACGCCGCAGTGGTTGACAGTCTACGACGAAGACGGATACCGTATGGATTTTCACAATGACACTATTCAGGATCTTATTGCTAGTCGCAATGATGCATCCAtcaccttggtcttgactgAACCTCCAAAAATGTACTCTCCTCATAAGTCAGACAATCCTAATCAGGCGTGGAAACGAGTACAGGGTTTGGTCAGCTGGGGGCTCATTCGCGAATACTCGTCATCTTGCCTTGTCTACCgcatcttcttcacttccTTAAACGACATGACCGAAGTCCTCCGGTCTGTGAAGCATCGAGATATTCTCGCCGTCACTTATCACGATCTCCCATCCGTTCTGTGGTCATACATGGAACCAGAGAGCAACCATTTCCTCGGCCGCCAGCAATTTACAGAGAAGGCTAAGCGCCTGCTGGCATCAGGAAATGTCCACTtcgctctcctcttccaagtccaagctctGGTCTGGAACAACTACATCAACCCCGCGAGCGGCATAGAACTGCTACATATCCTCAATAAGGTCATTAAGGATGCtaaagagaagaaagttGCGGCTCCCGTCACTACCGATGCCATGAAGACACTATTGCAGAAAATACCCTACCCTTGTCCTGGCACGGATCCCAATGAGTTGAATGTTGTCACATTGATGGCCAGCATCATGGATAAAGAGTTTGAGGCCAGGGCGGAGAACCCCAAGCGTGACAGAATCTACGGAGCCAAGATTCCAGATCATCAGATCTATATCTTCAAGGCTACGGTGACGCCCACGCGTGTTCTTCTCTCTGGTCCCGAACCCGACAGCAAGAACAGGGTGTTGCGAAAGTATCACGAGAACAATGACTACTTCTTACGCGTGCTCTTctgcgaagaagatggacaggACCTCAACTTTCATCCAAAAGTCGATAACGAACCAATCTTTGCCAGGTTCCGTAATGTCATGGACGAGGGCATCACGATCGCTGGCCGAAAGTTTGATTTCCTGGGTTTCTCCCATTCATCTCTCCGTTCTCACTCCGCCTGGTTCTCTGCACCTTTCACGGATTCGAACTTTGAGCGCCAGACTCCTGCAGCTATTCTGCAAGCCCTGGGAGACTTCAGCGAGATTCGAGTCCCGGCAAAGTGTGCAGCACGAATCGGCCAGGCTTTCTCAGAAACACCATATGCAATCCCAATCCTTGAAACTGGCATAAACTGTCGGTTCATTCCAGATGTCAAATCTGAAGATGGAACCCGCGTATTCAGTGATGGTGTTGGAACGATCTCTAGAGACGCGTTAGAAGAGATTTGGCCTTATCTTTCAATGCGAGCTGCGGCGCCAACATGTCTTCAGATCCGCTGGGGTGGTTGTAAGGGAATGCTTTCTCTTGATACCCGACTCACAGGGAAAGTTTTCTGTATTCGACAGGAGTCAATGATGAAGTTCCCAAGTGACGATCTTAGAGAGCTCGGCATTTGCGACGCTTCATCTAAACCTCTTCGACTCGTTCTCAACCGCCAAAtgatcaagatcttggaagATATGGGGACGTCTAATGACTGGTTCTTCAGACTGCAGAATAACGCTCTTGACATACTGCGCAACGTCACAGCTGATGCGACCAACACGAGCTATTTCCTGGACTATCAGGCTATCGGCGTCAATATGGGACTGCCCAAGTTGGTCAAGCAGTTGCACAAGATGGGCATTGACTACCGCCGGGATAAGTTCCTCAAGTCAGCGGTTGAACATGTTGTCTTGCGAGAACTGAGATTGCTGAAGCACAAGGCCCGCATTCCTGTTGATCAAGGAGTGACCCTTTTTGGTGTCATGGATGAGACGGGTTACCTAAATGCTGGTGAGGTCTTTGTCACCTACGACAAGACACACGGCGTTTACAGAGGTCGTCGTATCAACTCCACGCTGAAAGATGGCCGAATCATTGTCACACGCTCACCAGCTCTTCACCCAGGAGACATCCAGATTGTCAACCAAGTGACCCCTCCACAGGGACACCCTCTACGTAGCTTACAGAACTGTATCGTCTTCAGCCAGAAGGGTGAGCGAGATTTACCTAGTATGCTGAGTGGAGGCGACTTAGACGGTGACCTCTACAACATTATCTGGGACCCAGAAGCATTGCCCGAAAAGTACTACTTACCAGCAGACTACCCAAGAGTTACGCCAAAGCCACTAGATCGCCCAGTCAAGCCCCAGGACATTGCCGACTTTTTCGTTAACTTTATGCGAACTGATATCTTGGGCATGATCGCTACAAGACACGTCGTCTTGGCCGATTATTATGAAGAGGGAACGACACACCCTTACTGCATTTCCCTTGCGGGCATGCATTCTACAGCCGtcgacttctccaagacaGGCATCCCTGTCGATGTAAAAGATCTGCCCAGGAACCCTCCATTCCGTCCTGATTT CCTTGCAACGGCACCGCCTCTGAAGATGTACGAAAAGGGTCAGATCGATCATCTgcatgacgaagatgaagatgacaacgCTGACGATGGCATGGCTCGTTACAAAGCAAAGTATTACGAGTCTGACAAAATTCTCGGTCGACTCTATCGAAatgtcgatgagaagaagatctggGATGAAGACATCCATCGGATTATCAAAACAGCTGGACCCTCTGTTTGGGATCAGTTATTAACCGTTGTTGAAAGCGAGGTAAACAAGTATAAACTTGACGTCGACTGGACACGCAGGTCCAACGAGGCGTGGAAAATTCGAGGCCT CTACGAGTCGACTGTCACCGACAAGATGTGGCACTTTTCAGAAAACCCTCGTGCGCCTCTCACAGAAGTCGAAGTCTTCTGcggcttcatcctcaacaaaCGCGGTGCCCAAACACGCCGCCAAGGCGACTCATCTATCAAactaaaagaagaaatcgaCCGCATCATGACATTGATCGTCAAGCAGATCCGCGATCGCGGTGTAGGTGACGGCGCAGAGACCCTCAGCACAGCCACCGACGCAGACGCAGCTCCTTCGCGCTGGAGAGAAGACGTCGTGGAGCTATGCTGGGCCTGCGTAGCAGTTGCATGTATCAGAAAGGAATCTGCACCGATAGTGTACCACGGAACGGGTGAGCTGGAGAGTTTCAGAATTGTGGCGGCTTGTTGTCTGCTGAAGGAGCTGAATAACCTGGCtaggaagatggagatcaGCGCCGGGGGAGgctttgttggtgttgggcgTGGATCTAGGGGAGGACGTGGGAGAGGCGGTGCCGGTATGATACTTCCCATACGATGA
- the ATG27 gene encoding type II membrane protein, producing MHRPDLLAFLLPLLAAPVFAGETLDCGKIRADGHTFDLSKLGGPHSVLTTRFKPSPPEHYNTTYTLDICKPLKKKGGKKDEECPNGTRVCGITHLLKPGEKEEKDEITSIIAIAGNLENVGGSRFDATPTRLKTSDSTSDKDKEGVRLVLTGGRDPLKKGDIKQVEQKAIIEFLCDPKKEGTEGEWVTSDQYEKRADDDKKEGDGDDDKDEGESMIEHQLKHDNASLIWNSFDLEEKAKVLRLTWYTKYACEKPEDNGGSGDDDTSSSHWGFFTWFIIIAFLGIAGYLIFSSWINFTRYGARGWDLLPHSDTIRDIPYLLKDWIRRVLNTVQGTGSRGGYSAV from the exons ATGCATCGGCCGGATCTGCTGGCTTTTCTACTGCCTTTGCTGGCAGCCCCAGTGTTTGCGGGAGAAACTCTAGACTGCGGAAAGATTCGCGCAGATGGCCATACCTTTGATCTTTCTAAGCTCGGTGGACCGCATTCGGTCCTGACGACGCGGTTTAAGCCCAGTCCTCCTGAACATTACAACACAACTTATACGTTAGATATATGCAAgcctttgaagaagaagggcggcaagaaggatgaagaatgTCCAAACGGCACTCGAG TTTGCGGTATTACACACCTTCTCAAGCCTggcgagaaggaggagaaggatgagattaCGAGTATCATCGCTATCGCAGGAAATCTCGAAAACGTCGGCGGCTCTCGATTCGATGCTACACCCACGCGACTAAAGACAAGCGACTCAACTTCCGATAAGGACAAAGAGGGCGTGCGACTAGTCCTCACAGGAGGCAGAGACCCCCTCAAAAAGGGTGATATTAAGCAGGTCGAACAAAAGGCCATTATCGAGTTCCTATGCGATCCTAAGAAGGAGGGAACAGAGGGCGAGTGGGTTACTTCGGACCAGTACGAGAAGCGAGCGGACGACGATAAGAAGGAAggggatggtgatgatgataaggaTGAGGGCGAGTCTATGATCGAGCACCAGCTGAAGCATGACAATGCTTCGCTTATCTGGAATagctttgatcttgaggagaaAGCCAAGGTTTTGCGTTTGACGTGGTACACTAAGTATGCTTGCGAAAAGCCGGAGGACAACGGCGGTagtggcgatgatgacacCTCAAGCTCCCACTGGGGCTTCTTCACCTGGTTCATTATCAT TGCTTTCTTGGGCATCGCCGGCTacctcatcttctcatcctggaTCAACTTCACGCGCTACGGCGCTCGAGGCTGGGATCTTCTCCCCCACAGCGACACCATCCGCGATATTCCTTATCTACTTAAGGATTGGATCCGCCGCGTTCTCAACACGGTGCAGGGAACAGGAAGTCGAGGAGGATACAGCGCGGTCTAG